From Polaribacter butkevichii, a single genomic window includes:
- a CDS encoding HupE/UreJ family protein, with product MDDFLLYFKMGLNHVLDLAAYDHILFLIVLAVVFSFKQWKKVLWLVTLFTIGHSVTLALSAYGILKIKMDMIEFAIPVTIFITGLVNVLTAKNASSGKQNINLIFAVLFGLIHGLGFSNYFKMMVGKEENKLFPLLEFALGIEAAQIIIVLGILIIGTLLQNFFRVSRRDWILVCSSIVIGFAIQMMTDRVFW from the coding sequence ATGGACGATTTTTTACTGTATTTTAAAATGGGCTTAAACCATGTGTTAGATTTAGCTGCATACGACCACATCTTATTTTTAATTGTTTTGGCGGTTGTTTTTAGCTTTAAACAATGGAAAAAAGTTTTATGGTTGGTTACTTTATTTACAATTGGTCATTCTGTTACCTTGGCTTTATCTGCGTATGGTATTCTAAAAATTAAAATGGATATGATTGAGTTTGCGATTCCGGTAACCATCTTTATAACCGGACTTGTAAATGTGCTTACGGCTAAAAATGCGTCTTCAGGGAAACAAAATATCAACTTAATTTTTGCTGTGCTTTTTGGGTTAATTCACGGATTGGGTTTTTCTAACTATTTTAAAATGATGGTTGGTAAAGAAGAAAATAAATTGTTTCCGTTATTAGAATTTGCTTTAGGTATAGAAGCTGCTCAGATTATTATTGTTTTAGGAATCTTAATTATTGGTACACTTTTACAAAACTTTTTTAGAGTTAGCAGAAGAGATTGGATTTTAGTTTGTTCTTCTATTGTAATTGGTTTTGCTATACAAATGATGACCGATAGAGTATTTTGGTAA
- a CDS encoding deoxycytidylate deaminase: MTDKKQLKYDRAYLKMAFEWGKLSHCKRKQVGALIVKGRMIISDGFNGTPTGFDNCCEDDEGITKWEVLHAEANAILKVASSTQSAKGATLYITLSPCTQCSKLIHQAGIKRVVFANSYRDTSGIDFLQKAGVEIMHLPYEK; encoded by the coding sequence ATGACGGATAAGAAACAATTAAAGTACGATAGGGCTTATTTAAAAATGGCTTTTGAGTGGGGAAAACTCTCACATTGTAAACGTAAACAAGTAGGTGCACTCATTGTAAAAGGCAGAATGATTATTTCTGATGGTTTTAACGGCACGCCCACTGGTTTTGATAATTGTTGTGAAGACGATGAAGGAATTACAAAGTGGGAAGTTTTACATGCAGAGGCAAATGCCATTTTAAAAGTTGCTTCTTCTACCCAATCTGCAAAAGGTGCTACACTTTATATTACCTTATCTCCGTGTACACAATGCAGTAAATTAATTCACCAAGCAGGAATAAAGCGTGTGGTTTTTGCAAATTCTTACAGAGATACTTCTGGAATCGATTTTTTACAAAAAGCAGGCGTAGAAATTATGCATTTACCTTATGAAAAATAG
- a CDS encoding S41 family peptidase: MKNSNNLPIYLSLAVILGLLIGVSLNGSPMNIMMSLSKNSSQEMKIKKLINFIEKDYVDTVNTDSLLDGAITQMLGKLDPHSVYIPKENLQAVTENMQGNFVGIGVQFRMINDSITVIQPIKGGPSIKAGIKAGDRILMADKDTLYGKDMFTDKVPGYLKGKPNTKVALQIYRKSTDSLFTIDVTRGKVNIKSVDLAYMINDSVGYIKLDRFARNTYTEFKSSLHTLIDDGMTDLVLDLRGNGGGFIDIANSIVDEFLEDDKLIVFTKNNKNKIEESFATSRGDFEKGGLYVLIDENSASASEIVAGALQDNDKGTIIGRRSFGKGLVQIEMDLGDGSAVRLTTARYYTPTGRSIQKPYNHNGNKNYYKDFQNRITSGELLSRDSIKVVDSLKFTTPKGKIVYGGGGIIPDVFVPIDTTSYMTNFYFNTINNFAFDYVDNNRKALEKWTIDSFVTDFDTDKKVFNSYLTEVKNRVKPNTKTKESLKKYLKASIANTLFGDVGFYRIMHKDDNMIQKVLELESQK, from the coding sequence ATGAAAAATAGTAACAACTTACCTATATATTTATCTTTAGCAGTTATTTTAGGTTTACTTATTGGTGTTTCTTTAAACGGAAGCCCTATGAATATTATGATGTCTCTTTCTAAGAATTCTTCGCAAGAAATGAAGATAAAGAAACTGATTAATTTTATTGAAAAAGATTACGTAGATACTGTAAATACAGATAGTTTATTAGATGGTGCCATAACGCAAATGTTGGGTAAGTTAGATCCGCATTCTGTGTATATACCTAAAGAAAATTTGCAAGCTGTTACAGAAAACATGCAAGGCAATTTTGTTGGTATTGGTGTGCAATTTAGAATGATAAACGATTCTATTACCGTGATACAACCTATAAAAGGTGGACCAAGCATAAAAGCAGGTATTAAAGCTGGTGATCGAATTTTAATGGCAGATAAAGATACGTTGTATGGTAAAGATATGTTTACAGATAAGGTGCCTGGTTATTTAAAAGGGAAACCAAATACTAAAGTTGCACTTCAAATTTATAGAAAAAGTACAGACTCTCTTTTTACAATTGATGTGACTCGTGGTAAAGTAAATATTAAAAGTGTTGATTTAGCATATATGATTAACGATTCTGTTGGTTATATTAAATTAGATCGTTTTGCTAGAAACACCTATACAGAATTTAAATCATCATTACATACTTTAATAGATGATGGAATGACCGATTTGGTCTTAGATTTAAGAGGCAATGGCGGTGGTTTTATAGACATTGCTAATAGTATTGTTGATGAATTTTTAGAAGACGATAAATTAATTGTTTTTACCAAAAACAACAAAAATAAAATTGAAGAGTCTTTTGCCACTTCTAGAGGTGATTTTGAAAAAGGTGGTTTGTATGTTTTAATTGATGAAAACTCTGCCTCTGCATCAGAAATTGTTGCGGGAGCTTTACAAGACAATGATAAAGGAACTATTATAGGTCGTAGATCTTTTGGTAAAGGTTTGGTACAAATAGAAATGGATTTAGGTGATGGTTCTGCAGTGCGTTTAACAACGGCTCGTTATTACACTCCAACAGGTCGTTCTATTCAGAAACCCTATAATCATAATGGAAATAAAAATTATTATAAAGATTTTCAGAACAGAATTACAAGCGGAGAACTACTAAGCAGAGACAGTATAAAAGTAGTAGATTCTTTAAAATTTACAACACCAAAAGGTAAAATTGTTTACGGTGGTGGTGGTATTATTCCGGATGTTTTTGTACCTATAGACACTACTTCTTACATGACCAATTTCTATTTTAACACTATAAATAATTTTGCTTTTGATTATGTAGATAACAATAGAAAAGCTCTAGAAAAATGGACCATAGACAGCTTTGTTACCGATTTTGATACAGATAAAAAAGTATTTAATTCTTATTTAACAGAAGTTAAAAACCGTGTAAAACCAAATACTAAAACCAAAGAAAGTTTAAAAAAATACTTAAAAGCATCTATTGCAAACACTCTTTTTGGCGATGTAGGTTTTTATAGAATTATGCACAAAGATGATAACATGATTCAGAAAGTATTAGAACTAGAAAGCCAGAAATAA